Proteins encoded within one genomic window of Pedosphaera parvula Ellin514:
- a CDS encoding cupin domain-containing protein — MPMRIVSGDRVFTVKPPASADYKQNNPLARLMSVLEKVELAAERENYLLNQVQYLMPYDFLELYGPSGSAYNVTDPGQQDNKEDFQKQNIHDFRCTDTWIARGWATTREDASDTEWTGPFLFLSYRGGPDSKLSQMSGHRLGQSLKLYVKVQGMEAASLIDVPYNPETDRYEIEIWGYPGNDLRNKLDGRGIAAIDRGGIICLPSLVQGGANDFAREGLDNRDMRTVAANHAMHPVLPMTVEVAWADKSQTWWDSKGGQNYRYQFNMIYRGWDNYLKVGVSESPHGGFGFLHFRNVLSNYFDFRDSGELGREVAPWMFGANGDKSGATRYEKFLAVEYMDLHILKPECGIGIHRHRDNQEIFFLMSGAGVMVTGDWCEFPQRERCFEIRTMTAGSFSLLKPGNLHALFNVTDEDISLLMFGGYD; from the coding sequence ATGCCAATGAGAATTGTAAGTGGTGATCGCGTTTTTACCGTCAAACCCCCTGCGTCCGCGGATTATAAGCAAAATAATCCGCTGGCACGGCTGATGAGCGTTCTTGAAAAAGTGGAATTGGCAGCGGAGCGCGAGAACTATTTGTTGAACCAGGTTCAGTATTTGATGCCTTACGATTTCCTGGAACTCTATGGACCCTCCGGCTCTGCTTACAATGTGACTGATCCGGGACAGCAGGATAACAAAGAGGACTTTCAGAAACAGAACATCCATGATTTTCGTTGCACAGATACGTGGATCGCCCGCGGTTGGGCGACGACTCGGGAAGATGCAAGCGACACGGAGTGGACCGGTCCGTTCCTCTTTCTTTCTTATCGCGGAGGGCCAGACTCGAAACTCTCACAGATGTCAGGCCATCGGCTGGGACAGAGTTTGAAATTGTACGTGAAGGTGCAGGGGATGGAAGCGGCGTCGCTCATTGATGTTCCATACAATCCCGAGACTGATCGTTATGAGATTGAGATTTGGGGTTACCCTGGCAACGATCTGCGCAATAAACTCGATGGCCGTGGAATAGCAGCCATCGACCGGGGAGGAATTATTTGCCTGCCTTCCCTCGTTCAAGGTGGTGCCAACGACTTTGCGCGCGAGGGTCTGGACAACCGTGATATGCGCACTGTGGCTGCCAACCACGCGATGCATCCTGTGCTGCCCATGACTGTGGAAGTGGCGTGGGCGGATAAATCCCAGACATGGTGGGACTCCAAAGGCGGGCAAAACTACCGTTATCAGTTCAACATGATTTACCGGGGTTGGGATAACTATCTGAAAGTCGGAGTCAGCGAGTCCCCACACGGTGGATTCGGGTTTCTGCACTTCCGCAATGTGCTCTCCAACTATTTTGATTTTCGTGACAGCGGGGAACTTGGGAGGGAAGTGGCACCCTGGATGTTCGGAGCGAACGGCGATAAGAGCGGGGCGACGCGCTACGAGAAGTTTCTGGCCGTGGAGTATATGGACCTGCACATTCTGAAGCCGGAGTGCGGTATTGGGATTCATCGGCATCGCGATAACCAGGAGATTTTTTTCCTGATGAGCGGGGCAGGCGTAATGGTGACGGGTGACTGGTGCGAATTCCCCCAAAGGGAACGGTGCTTTGAGATACGCACGATGACAGCCGGTTCATTTAGCCTGCTTAAGCCGGGCAACCTGCATGCCCTGTTCAACGTTACTGACGAGGACATTTCACTTCTGATGTTCGGCGGGTACGACTGA
- a CDS encoding alpha-amylase family glycosyl hydrolase gives MTTPQPDLSKVPMGGSLVPGGAAFRIWAPRAKAVWVSGDFNGWKQQDDCLLDRIGGGHWAGFFPALKESDQYLFYIDGNASTGYKRDPVARQLTFQPAFPNCNCVLRDPFRFPWHQNGFRPPAFNELIVYELHVGAFSQEAGHLHGKFLDLIKRIPYLSDLGVNAIELMPVQEYPSIFSLGYNGTDYYSPENDYGEADESQLQGYFNSVNQVLQQRGQAGYTGIDILRGPDNQLRALIDVCHVYEIAVVLDVVFNHAGGGFDANSMWFEDRMPDGNKNDSLYFTDHDWAGGQVFAYWNNDVQQFLINNTKFFIEEYRVDGFRFDEFSVMDRNGGWNAGQAISGTLRAMKPEAITIAEYWPVNDSVVRAAESGGAGFDATWHDGIRLSVRAAISGASSGASAFVDMDAIARAVENPGLNARWRGVQSVEDHDVVRRDKDPRIPRLADDSNPRSWYGRSRSRVATGLLLTAPGIPMLFMGQEFLEDKQWNDDPSSGNQLWWFGLENGDKQMADFLRFTRELIGVRRRQPGLRGEGCRVIHSSNQNRVLIFQRWAEGIGRDVVVAVSLSENTWFGYQVGFPGNGHWLEVFNSDVYENWVNPGVYGNGSGVEASAGPQHGLGASAFITIPANGIVVFARDSGD, from the coding sequence ATGACTACTCCCCAACCGGATCTTTCCAAAGTGCCCATGGGTGGCAGCCTCGTGCCTGGCGGCGCTGCTTTCCGTATTTGGGCGCCACGCGCCAAGGCTGTTTGGGTCTCCGGCGATTTCAATGGCTGGAAGCAACAAGACGATTGCCTGTTGGATCGAATTGGCGGAGGACATTGGGCGGGATTCTTCCCCGCGCTAAAAGAAAGCGACCAGTATCTATTCTACATCGATGGGAATGCCAGCACGGGGTACAAGCGTGACCCGGTTGCCCGGCAGCTTACATTTCAACCTGCCTTTCCAAACTGCAACTGTGTTTTACGTGACCCGTTCCGGTTTCCATGGCATCAAAACGGATTTCGGCCACCGGCTTTCAACGAGTTGATCGTTTATGAACTTCATGTTGGTGCGTTCTCACAGGAAGCGGGACATTTGCATGGCAAGTTCCTTGATTTGATCAAGCGCATTCCCTATTTGAGCGACCTTGGCGTGAATGCAATCGAATTGATGCCGGTGCAGGAGTATCCCAGCATTTTCAGCCTGGGATATAACGGCACGGATTACTACAGTCCCGAAAATGACTACGGCGAAGCGGATGAGTCTCAGCTTCAGGGATATTTCAATTCGGTCAATCAGGTGCTTCAACAACGCGGGCAGGCAGGCTACACCGGGATCGATATCTTGCGCGGCCCGGACAATCAGCTCCGAGCACTCATTGACGTCTGTCACGTCTATGAGATCGCTGTGGTCCTGGATGTGGTCTTCAACCATGCCGGTGGCGGTTTCGATGCAAATAGCATGTGGTTCGAGGACCGGATGCCGGATGGGAATAAGAACGACAGCCTCTATTTCACCGACCATGATTGGGCTGGGGGACAGGTGTTCGCGTATTGGAACAACGACGTGCAGCAATTTCTCATCAATAACACAAAATTCTTTATAGAAGAATACCGCGTCGACGGTTTCCGTTTCGACGAATTCAGCGTGATGGATCGTAACGGCGGATGGAACGCGGGCCAGGCAATCAGTGGCACCCTTCGCGCGATGAAACCGGAAGCCATCACAATCGCGGAATACTGGCCAGTGAACGATTCCGTCGTCAGGGCGGCCGAATCTGGTGGTGCTGGTTTTGATGCCACCTGGCACGATGGTATCCGGCTGAGTGTCCGGGCGGCCATCAGCGGGGCGTCGTCAGGTGCTTCTGCCTTCGTTGACATGGATGCCATCGCCCGCGCGGTGGAAAATCCGGGATTGAACGCCAGGTGGCGTGGTGTCCAATCCGTGGAGGACCATGATGTTGTGCGCCGGGATAAAGACCCTCGGATTCCACGCTTGGCTGATGATTCGAATCCGCGGTCCTGGTATGGTCGGAGCCGCAGTCGGGTCGCAACTGGTCTGTTACTCACCGCCCCTGGCATTCCCATGCTGTTCATGGGCCAGGAATTTTTGGAGGACAAACAGTGGAATGATGATCCTTCGTCAGGGAACCAGCTTTGGTGGTTTGGCCTTGAGAATGGCGATAAACAGATGGCGGACTTTCTTCGTTTTACACGCGAGTTGATCGGAGTGCGCCGACGGCAGCCTGGTTTGCGCGGGGAGGGATGTCGCGTGATTCACTCGAGCAACCAGAACCGTGTTCTCATATTTCAGCGTTGGGCGGAAGGGATTGGGCGTGACGTCGTGGTTGCTGTCAGCCTGAGCGAAAACACCTGGTTCGGATATCAGGTGGGCTTCCCCGGCAATGGCCACTGGCTTGAGGTCTTCAACAGTGATGTCTACGAGAACTGGGTTAACCCGGGTGTTTATGGAAACGGCAGCGGTGTGGAGGCATCAGCAGGCCCGCAGCATGGGCTCGGTGCTTCGGCATTTATCACAATTCCCGCAAACGGGATTGTTGTGTTTGCCCGGGATTCCGGTGATTAG
- a CDS encoding NIPSNAP family protein, translated as MKRREFLKSSLAAASVGALTTMNVSAAEKSESPAREFYELRLYHLRRGPKQKLFDDFYEHAAIPAMNRAGIGPVGVFSVMVGPDSPTMYVLLPHKSLESFATANDKVHSDPEYQKAGAEFINAPATDPAYVRMESSLMVAFQGVPKIEVPAGAIGNKSRIFELRTYESHSKKANQKKVEMFNTGEIAIFRRTGLQPVFFGETLIGSRMPNLTYMLTFEDMAAREKNWHAFGSDPEWKKLSSTPGYTDPEIVSNISNLFLRPTAYSQI; from the coding sequence ATGAAGAGACGTGAATTTCTTAAATCCTCTCTTGCGGCTGCAAGTGTCGGAGCCTTGACCACTATGAATGTTTCTGCTGCTGAAAAGAGTGAATCGCCGGCGCGTGAATTTTATGAATTACGCCTTTACCATCTGCGACGCGGTCCAAAGCAGAAGTTGTTTGATGATTTTTATGAGCATGCCGCGATTCCTGCAATGAATCGTGCAGGAATCGGGCCAGTTGGCGTGTTTAGCGTCATGGTGGGGCCAGACAGCCCGACGATGTATGTGTTGTTGCCGCATAAATCACTGGAATCGTTTGCGACGGCCAACGACAAGGTGCATTCAGATCCGGAATATCAAAAGGCCGGTGCTGAGTTCATCAATGCGCCGGCGACGGACCCGGCCTATGTGCGGATGGAAAGCTCGCTGATGGTGGCGTTTCAAGGAGTACCGAAGATCGAAGTGCCCGCAGGGGCGATTGGAAACAAGTCTCGCATCTTTGAACTGCGCACGTACGAGAGTCACAGCAAGAAGGCGAATCAGAAGAAGGTGGAGATGTTCAACACGGGCGAGATTGCGATTTTCCGTCGGACAGGTTTGCAGCCGGTTTTCTTCGGCGAAACGTTGATTGGTTCCAGGATGCCGAACCTAACCTACATGCTCACTTTCGAAGACATGGCCGCACGAGAGAAAAATTGGCACGCCTTTGGTTCAGATCCCGAATGGAAGAAACTGAGCAGCACGCCGGGTTATACTGATCCGGAGATTGTTTCCAACATCAGCAATCTATTTCTTCGGCCAACGGCGTATTCGCAGATTTAG
- a CDS encoding DNA/RNA non-specific endonuclease, whose translation MNPSSHPRKLFAGALSACALLFSLLPADATISTALQMQLGNPSNATADANNHSHYLIQRTVEAIDFSDSLGEPNWASWDLTGSDIGSSGRSSSFFTDTTLPAGFYEVKTGDYTGSGFDRGHMCPSFDRTDNTTDNDLVFYMSNIIPQTADNNQGVWQNFESYCQTLAQSGNEMLLICGPSSFNGSRIQPSAKVSIPGFTWKIAVVVPAGSGSALSRITTATRVIALEIPNISGIRTTPWSNYVTSVNQLQTDTGFTFFTALPASVATVLRAKVDGAVAPTITSFSPGSGTVGASVTINGTGFSSASAVAFHGTSASFTVNSSTKITATVPGGATSGTITVTAGGGVATSSSSFTVTTGGGSGTVVISQVYGGGGNSGSTYKNDFIELYNAGSTTVDLSTYAVQYASATGSSWQETTLSGSILPGHYYLIQEAAGTGGTTSLPTPEATGTISMSATSAKVALTKTQTLLTVDNPVGSSAVVDFVGYGTADAFEGSGAAPTLSATTSAVRAGGGATDTNNNAADFTAGAVDPRN comes from the coding sequence ATGAATCCCTCCTCCCATCCCCGAAAACTGTTTGCGGGTGCCCTCAGCGCGTGCGCGCTGTTGTTCTCGCTCCTGCCAGCGGATGCCACCATCAGCACCGCCCTGCAAATGCAATTGGGCAATCCCAGCAATGCCACGGCAGATGCCAATAACCACAGTCACTATCTGATTCAACGCACCGTCGAAGCCATCGACTTTAGCGATAGTCTCGGCGAGCCCAACTGGGCGAGTTGGGACTTGACCGGAAGCGATATTGGTTCGAGCGGCCGCTCCAGCTCATTCTTTACTGATACCACCCTGCCAGCGGGCTTCTACGAAGTGAAAACCGGAGATTATACCGGGTCCGGTTTTGATCGCGGCCACATGTGCCCCTCCTTCGATCGCACCGATAACACAACCGACAACGACCTGGTATTCTACATGTCGAATATCATCCCCCAGACAGCCGATAACAATCAGGGTGTATGGCAGAATTTTGAAAGTTACTGCCAAACCCTCGCGCAATCCGGCAATGAAATGCTGCTCATTTGCGGACCCAGCAGTTTCAACGGTTCCCGCATCCAGCCGAGTGCCAAGGTTTCCATTCCCGGTTTTACCTGGAAAATTGCTGTCGTGGTTCCCGCAGGCAGCGGCAGTGCTCTCAGCCGAATCACCACTGCCACCCGCGTCATCGCGCTGGAAATCCCCAACATCTCCGGAATTCGCACCACCCCGTGGTCAAACTATGTCACCTCGGTTAATCAACTCCAGACGGATACCGGCTTTACCTTTTTCACTGCCTTGCCGGCCAGCGTTGCCACCGTGCTTCGCGCCAAGGTGGATGGAGCGGTCGCGCCTACCATTACCAGCTTCTCACCAGGCAGCGGCACAGTGGGCGCCAGTGTGACCATCAATGGCACTGGCTTCAGCTCGGCATCTGCCGTGGCTTTTCACGGCACAAGCGCTTCTTTCACCGTGAACTCAAGCACCAAAATCACTGCGACGGTGCCTGGCGGCGCTACTTCTGGAACCATCACAGTAACCGCTGGCGGTGGAGTTGCCACCAGTTCCAGCAGCTTCACCGTAACCACGGGCGGCGGCAGCGGCACGGTCGTCATCAGTCAGGTTTATGGCGGCGGCGGCAACAGCGGTTCAACTTATAAAAATGACTTCATTGAACTCTACAACGCCGGCTCAACCACGGTTGATCTCAGCACCTACGCTGTCCAATATGCCAGTGCCACCGGCAGCAGTTGGCAGGAAACCACCCTCAGTGGTTCGATTCTGCCGGGCCATTATTACCTGATTCAAGAAGCCGCAGGGACGGGCGGCACCACCAGCCTGCCCACACCGGAAGCCACCGGCACCATCAGCATGTCTGCTACCAGCGCCAAGGTGGCTCTGACCAAAACTCAGACCCTGCTCACCGTGGACAATCCCGTCGGCAGCAGTGCCGTTGTCGACTTTGTTGGTTACGGCACGGCCGATGCCTTCGAAGGCTCGGGAGCTGCCCCAACGCTCTCAGCCACCACCTCTGCCGTGCGCGCTGGAGGGGGTGCTACCGATACGAATAACAACGCAGCCGACTTCACAGCTGGCGCAGTCGATCCGCGCAACTAA
- a CDS encoding M28 family peptidase, which translates to MEAISEQKLRTWVERISVPRHALLQPEANRECARWLVAQFQEWGYNVEIEGRYGNVVALPKTTAPEMTIVGAHYDSVSQSPGADDNASALAAMLGCAEVMSKFGPHEPVCYVAFNGEEDGMVGSTDFVKAFLQEVELRVNQAHILEMVGYASSAPVSQRLPTGLPIQLPDRGDFLGLLANKSSGTLMDSILLGAKTYLPEFSVMGLEVVPGAEQLFPVLARSDHLPFWKNNIPTVMWTDTAEFRNSNYHQKSDTPDTLNYEFLKRVTQLLVACVAQGS; encoded by the coding sequence ATGGAAGCCATTTCCGAGCAGAAATTGCGAACCTGGGTGGAGCGCATCTCGGTGCCCAGACATGCCCTGCTCCAACCGGAGGCAAACCGCGAATGCGCCCGCTGGCTGGTCGCACAATTCCAGGAGTGGGGTTACAACGTGGAGATCGAGGGCCGATATGGCAACGTCGTCGCCCTCCCGAAGACTACCGCACCCGAAATGACCATCGTCGGAGCGCATTATGACAGCGTGTCCCAATCGCCGGGAGCAGACGATAATGCCAGCGCCCTTGCGGCCATGTTGGGTTGCGCCGAAGTAATGTCAAAGTTTGGCCCGCATGAACCGGTCTGTTACGTCGCCTTTAATGGCGAAGAGGACGGCATGGTTGGTAGCACTGATTTCGTTAAAGCTTTCCTGCAGGAAGTCGAACTTCGAGTGAACCAGGCGCACATCCTGGAGATGGTGGGCTACGCCTCAAGCGCTCCGGTAAGCCAACGTTTGCCCACGGGGTTGCCCATTCAATTGCCGGACCGCGGTGATTTTTTAGGCCTTCTGGCCAATAAATCTTCGGGAACCCTCATGGATTCCATTTTATTAGGAGCAAAAACCTATCTGCCGGAGTTTTCGGTGATGGGCCTGGAAGTTGTCCCCGGTGCGGAACAATTGTTTCCCGTCCTGGCGCGTAGCGATCATCTGCCGTTCTGGAAAAATAACATTCCCACCGTGATGTGGACCGATACCGCCGAATTCCGCAATTCAAATTACCATCAGAAGAGCGATACACCAGACACCCTGAATTACGAATTTCTCAAACGGGTGACGCAATTGCTGGTCGCGTGCGTGGCCCAGGGAAGCTAA
- a CDS encoding Spy/CpxP family protein refolding chaperone, whose product MKRLALLAVLALSGLMAFSTTTRAEDTTNAPAHRRGGPGGPGAPGGRGGEGMMKERMDKMATELNLTEDQKTKVQAIMKDTGEKMKALRDDTTTAREDKMTKAKAIRDDSNTQIKALLTDEQKTKFDAMQKENEERMKKWREGQGGEKKPAKPEDSK is encoded by the coding sequence ATGAAACGATTAGCTCTATTGGCAGTTTTGGCCCTCAGCGGCCTCATGGCCTTCAGCACTACGACGCGCGCTGAAGACACCACCAACGCACCAGCTCACCGTCGTGGCGGTCCTGGCGGACCCGGGGCTCCGGGTGGACGTGGCGGCGAAGGCATGATGAAGGAACGCATGGATAAAATGGCGACCGAACTCAATCTGACCGAGGACCAGAAGACCAAGGTGCAGGCGATCATGAAGGATACCGGCGAAAAGATGAAGGCTCTTCGCGATGATACCACCACCGCGCGGGAAGATAAAATGACCAAGGCGAAAGCCATTCGCGATGATTCCAACACCCAGATCAAGGCCCTGCTCACCGATGAGCAAAAGACCAAATTCGATGCCATGCAAAAGGAAAATGAAGAACGCATGAAAAAATGGCGTGAAGGCCAGGGCGGTGAAAAGAAGCCAGCGAAGCCGGAGGACAGCAAGTAA
- a CDS encoding FAD-binding and (Fe-S)-binding domain-containing protein: MISAQQKAALIAADCDVAYDNLTRQLYATDASIYQITPSAVAFPRDARQASSVIRQAAEAGIPIIPRGAGTGLIGGVLGEGLIIDFSRHNREISELNLEKRTVRVGAGVVLDQLNAFLKPYGFCFGPDVATSSRATLGGMIANNSSGSHVPYYGVTADHVVSLEIVMSDGRIEHTGSKYDSLRSQRQFIGKLIREHAAKIQEKFSPALLKRRPGYGLDRFLKEPGNLSHLFAGSEGTLGAILSAELKIVPLPKIRGIGLVFFSSVEEAMQATVELLDLKPAAIEHVDSVLFDQTKGQLAFKAARDLLELDEKPCEAILAVEFFEDNVTERLDLLVKKNLGLRTTILRNNQEIGLVWNMRKAGLSLVTGCKGDAKPVTCVEDGCVRPEHLPEYVAGLKAIMKPLGLHGSFYGHAASGLLHVRPVLNLHKAEDVVKMRKFSDEAAALIKQFKGSVAGEHGVGIARTEYVPEQLGPELMSLTKEIKAVFDPKNVFNPGKVIPDGRYKIDTNLRMGGGDGGYRLELPFEPTLAFAAKDNSFVGNLEQCNGCGGCRKDAPTMCPTFVATGEEIMSTRGRANTIRAVLEHRGADGGDPLSSEELETALANCLSCKACTTECPSNVNMALLKAELLYARHKRDGLPLRERILSDVDLLGKLGCAFPSLANAGLKWPWLRSLMQSALGIEAKRPLPPYAEERFDHWFAQHVNSRRPTRGKVILWDDTFVRYHEPNIGMAAVAVLEAAGFEVVLPNNRRCCGRPAFSQGNLDEAAKLGRHNLELLSQDRSNTPILFLEPSCYSMFAEDYRELKLASAEEVSKRCHLFEQFIENLLSREPNAIPFNTEQETIAIHAHCHAKSLVNPAFMTRLLQRLPNRKVTLLETGCCGMAGAFGAIESKYELSLKVAAPLVDKIGKQPSDSVIVASGTSCRHQIEHLTPVHPKHMAEVLAAALGE; the protein is encoded by the coding sequence ATGATTTCGGCCCAACAAAAAGCTGCCCTGATTGCTGCAGATTGCGATGTAGCCTATGACAATCTGACGCGACAGCTTTACGCCACTGATGCCTCGATCTACCAGATCACACCGTCAGCGGTGGCGTTCCCACGCGATGCACGCCAGGCCAGTTCTGTGATCCGGCAGGCCGCTGAAGCCGGGATTCCAATCATTCCCCGTGGAGCAGGAACGGGATTGATTGGCGGAGTTTTGGGCGAGGGGCTGATCATTGATTTTTCAAGGCATAACCGGGAGATCAGCGAACTGAATCTGGAGAAGCGCACGGTTCGTGTGGGTGCGGGAGTGGTGCTTGACCAGTTGAATGCGTTCCTGAAACCGTATGGGTTTTGTTTCGGGCCGGATGTGGCGACGAGTTCGCGCGCCACGTTGGGAGGGATGATCGCAAATAATTCGTCCGGGTCGCACGTGCCGTATTATGGTGTTACAGCGGACCATGTGGTTTCGCTGGAAATCGTCATGTCAGATGGGCGGATCGAACATACGGGCTCAAAGTATGATTCACTGCGGTCGCAGCGGCAGTTCATCGGCAAATTGATTCGAGAACATGCGGCGAAGATTCAAGAAAAGTTTTCGCCAGCCTTGCTCAAGCGGCGTCCTGGTTATGGGCTGGATCGGTTTCTCAAAGAGCCGGGTAATTTGAGTCATCTGTTTGCCGGGAGTGAAGGGACGCTCGGGGCGATTCTCTCGGCGGAACTGAAGATTGTTCCACTGCCTAAAATCCGAGGTATTGGCCTGGTTTTCTTTTCCTCGGTGGAAGAGGCAATGCAGGCAACGGTCGAATTATTGGATTTGAAACCGGCAGCAATTGAGCATGTTGACTCCGTGTTGTTCGACCAGACCAAAGGGCAACTGGCGTTCAAGGCTGCACGTGATTTGCTCGAGTTGGACGAGAAGCCGTGCGAAGCGATTCTCGCGGTTGAATTTTTTGAAGACAATGTCACCGAGCGGCTGGATTTGCTTGTGAAGAAAAATTTGGGTCTGCGGACGACCATTCTGCGCAACAATCAGGAGATTGGGTTGGTGTGGAACATGCGCAAGGCGGGGCTCTCACTGGTGACGGGTTGCAAAGGGGACGCGAAGCCGGTGACGTGTGTGGAGGACGGGTGCGTGCGTCCGGAGCATCTGCCGGAATATGTGGCCGGGCTCAAGGCCATCATGAAGCCGCTCGGTTTGCATGGATCATTTTATGGTCATGCCGCTTCGGGGTTGCTGCATGTGCGGCCAGTGTTGAATTTGCACAAGGCGGAGGATGTGGTGAAGATGCGCAAGTTCAGCGATGAAGCCGCTGCGTTGATCAAACAATTCAAAGGCTCGGTTGCTGGTGAGCATGGCGTGGGCATCGCGCGCACGGAGTATGTGCCGGAACAACTCGGGCCGGAGTTGATGAGTTTGACGAAGGAAATCAAGGCCGTCTTTGATCCGAAGAACGTTTTCAATCCGGGCAAGGTGATTCCGGATGGGCGTTACAAGATTGACACCAATCTGCGGATGGGTGGTGGTGATGGTGGTTATAGGTTGGAACTGCCGTTCGAGCCGACGTTGGCGTTTGCAGCGAAGGATAATTCGTTTGTTGGCAACCTGGAGCAGTGCAATGGCTGCGGTGGTTGCCGCAAGGATGCACCGACGATGTGTCCGACGTTTGTGGCGACAGGGGAGGAAATCATGTCCACACGCGGGCGCGCGAACACGATTCGTGCCGTGTTGGAGCATCGCGGGGCTGATGGAGGAGATCCGCTGAGTTCGGAGGAGTTGGAAACAGCGTTGGCAAATTGCCTCTCATGCAAAGCCTGCACGACGGAGTGTCCGTCAAACGTGAACATGGCGCTGCTGAAGGCGGAATTGCTCTATGCGCGACATAAGCGGGATGGATTGCCGTTGCGGGAGCGGATTTTGAGCGATGTGGATTTGTTGGGAAAACTCGGATGTGCATTTCCGTCTCTGGCCAACGCGGGCTTGAAGTGGCCATGGTTGCGGAGCTTGATGCAAAGTGCGTTAGGTATCGAAGCGAAGCGTCCGCTGCCGCCGTATGCGGAGGAGCGGTTTGATCATTGGTTTGCGCAGCATGTGAATTCGCGCCGGCCAACAAGGGGGAAGGTCATTTTGTGGGATGACACTTTCGTGCGGTATCACGAGCCGAACATTGGTATGGCGGCGGTGGCGGTTTTGGAAGCTGCCGGTTTTGAAGTTGTGTTGCCGAATAATCGCCGTTGCTGCGGTCGGCCCGCGTTCAGCCAGGGAAATCTGGATGAGGCGGCGAAGTTGGGACGTCACAATTTGGAATTGTTGAGCCAGGATCGGAGCAACACGCCGATTTTGTTCCTTGAGCCTTCGTGCTATTCGATGTTCGCGGAGGATTATCGCGAATTAAAGCTGGCCAGTGCGGAGGAGGTTTCGAAACGGTGTCATCTCTTCGAACAGTTCATCGAGAATCTTTTGAGTCGCGAGCCGAATGCGATTCCGTTCAACACAGAGCAGGAGACAATCGCGATTCACGCGCATTGTCATGCGAAGTCGTTGGTCAATCCAGCGTTCATGACGCGGTTGCTCCAACGGTTGCCGAATCGCAAAGTCACGCTGTTGGAAACGGGTTGTTGTGGAATGGCGGGGGCGTTTGGAGCGATCGAGTCGAAGTATGAGCTTTCGCTGAAGGTGGCAGCCCCGTTGGTGGATAAGATCGGGAAACAACCGAGTGACAGTGTGATTGTAGCGTCAGGGACGAGTTGTCGTCATCAGATTGAGCATTTGACGCCGGTGCATCCGAAGCATATGGCGGAGGTGTTGGCGGCGGCATTGGGGGAATGA
- a CDS encoding prepilin-type N-terminal cleavage/methylation domain-containing protein — MNTRAESSGFTLIELLVVIAIIAILAALLLPVLATSKQKARQTQCLNNLKQVGITIALYGDDNSDHLPGPLWQGLYSVYDDDNKRLPFYTAHYMGLPEASKNAINVAPLLVCPGSAPLCTYPSNNKSNSVFWPLSYICSVAVTNLVTDVVTRPFGYPYGSVPREAKSDEVTKKMHEIRSPSDSFAIVDADKLNANPQSGYHQFIPAQKAHGKVRNTLFFDWHVQAVKD, encoded by the coding sequence ATGAACACGCGCGCGGAATCATCCGGTTTTACCCTCATCGAATTACTTGTCGTCATCGCCATCATTGCCATCCTGGCGGCACTACTATTGCCCGTGCTGGCCACCTCCAAACAGAAAGCCCGGCAAACCCAATGCCTCAATAATCTAAAGCAAGTCGGCATTACCATCGCGCTGTACGGGGATGACAACTCTGATCATCTGCCCGGTCCGCTCTGGCAGGGATTATACAGTGTTTATGATGACGACAACAAACGCCTCCCTTTTTACACCGCTCACTACATGGGACTTCCGGAAGCCTCCAAAAATGCTATCAATGTAGCTCCACTCCTCGTCTGCCCTGGCTCCGCCCCCCTTTGCACCTATCCGTCCAACAATAAATCCAACTCCGTCTTCTGGCCGCTCAGTTATATCTGCAGCGTCGCCGTCACCAACCTCGTCACTGATGTCGTCACCCGCCCCTTCGGCTACCCGTATGGCAGCGTGCCGAGGGAAGCCAAATCTGATGAAGTCACCAAGAAAATGCACGAGATTCGCAGCCCTTCCGACTCCTTTGCCATCGTCGACGCCGACAAACTCAACGCCAACCCCCAGTCAGGCTATCATCAGTTCATACCTGCCCAGAAAGCTCACGGCAAAGTCCGGAACACCCTCTTTTTCGACTGGCACGTTCAGGCAGTCAAAGACTAA